A section of the Glandiceps talaboti chromosome 8, keGlaTala1.1, whole genome shotgun sequence genome encodes:
- the LOC144439093 gene encoding galactosylceramide sulfotransferase-like, with the protein MAECNVNQGFDSETSYLKIGTRTSDKNNVKKRCCYIHCCSITWKKGAFLSLCFGTVMYLLFAGPHVNSGSHEPLFALCFSVERIVFIKTHKTASTTLSSILQRYGYLKNLDFALPYSGHIITETVPFERKYVKPFKKGGYHMLTNHARYNRAEMNIAVPNAVYITILREPSRQLESAFGYYKMAHKLKLTRNSNPFEAFMEHPDKFLSEKRDFHLWTQMRNGQIFDLGLDHRFQDNDTMVDHKILQIEQEFELVLINEYFNESLLILKRLLCWNTNDVLYISNSIRGRQLRYKMNDEIKKKARNWNKADVKLYDHFNRTLWKKISEYGPNFERDLVDFTKQIQSVKNDCIAPYKFRAITNHREERLVLKSGASAMCKQLWFGDVEYTELIRNKQRHRLWMPQVSHGMGRLASTRNEQAGSILIWVWVIVVGGLAWCIVACCVAAHCERSQNGTYDYDDDEDDDDDYYQSEAETDYEIELRRKYLALIQNAHQYRHCEQRFDNRKYAYVGRTSKNLRTQRIRR; encoded by the exons ATGGCTGAGTGTAATGTTAACCAAGGATTTGATTCCGAGACAAGCTATTTGAAGATTGGAACACGGACGTCTG ACAAGAATAATGTAAAGAAACGTTGCTGTTATATTCACTGCTGTTCCATTACATGGAAAAAAGGTGCTTTCCTTTCCTTGTGTTTCGGAACAGTGATGTACTTACTCTTTGCCGGACCTCATGTGAATTCAGGTAGTCATGAACCACTGTTTGCTCTATGCTTTTCAGTGGAGAGGATAGTATTCATCAAGACACACAAAACAGCAAGTACGACTTTGTCATCGATATTACAACGATATGGCTACCTCAAGAATCTAGACTTCGCACTTCCTTATTCTGGTCACATCATCACAGAAACAGTGCCCTTTGAGAGAAAGTATGTGAAACCATTTAAGAAAGGGGGTTACCACATGTTGACAAATCATGCACGGTATAACCGTGCCGAAATGAACATTGCAGTGCCCAACGCTGTTTACATTACAATATTACGGGAACCGTCAAGGCAATTAGAATCTGCTTTTGGGTATTACAAAATGGCACACAAGTTGAAATTAACTCGAAATTCCAATCCATTTGAAGCTTTCATGGAGCACCCTGACAAatttttgtctgaaaaaagaGACTTTCATCTGTGGACACAAATGAGAAATGGGCAGATCTTCGACTTAGGATTAGATCACCGTTTCCAGGACAATGACACAATGGTGGATCACAAAATTTTACAAATAGAACAAGAATTTGAACTGGTACttataaatgaatatttcaatgaatcaTTGTTGATTTTGAAACGTTTACTTTGTTGGAATACAAATGATGTGTTGTACATATCAAATTCCATACGAGGGAGACAGTTACGTTATAAAATGAACGACGAGATAAAAAAGAAGGCTCGAAATTGGAATAAAGCCGATGTTAAACTCTATGATCATTTTAACAGAACCTTGTGGAAGAAAATTTCTGAATATGGTCCCAATTTTGAGAGAGATTTAGTGGATTTTACAAAGCAGATCCAGTCTGTTAAAAATGATTGCATTGCCCCATACAAATTCAGAGCAATAACAAACCATAGAGAAGAACGACTTGTTTTAAAATCGGGTGCATCAGCTATGTGTAAACAGCTATGGTTTGGTGATGTAGAGTATACTGAATTAATCCGTAATAAACAGCGCCACCGATTATGGATGCCACAGGTGAGCCATGGTATGGGGAGGCTGGCATCAACTAGGAATGAGCAGGCAGGCTCCATCCTTATCTGGGTATGGGTAATTGTTGTCGGTGGACTGGCCTGGTGTATTGTTGCTTGCTGTGTTGCTGCACACTGTGAACGGTCACAGAATGGGACATAtgactatgatgatgatgaagatgacgaCGATGATTATTATCAAAGTGAAGCTGAGACTGATTATGAAATTGAATTAAGACGAAAATATTTGGCTTTGATACAGAATGCACACCAGTACAGACATTGCGAACAGAGATTTGACAATAGAAAGTATGCGTACGTAGGAAGAACTTCCAAAAATTTGAGAACACAAAGGATACGTCGTTAA